The genomic window CCTTGATCGGGGTGGCCAACACCTTGTCCCTCTCGGTCCTGGAACGGACCCGGGAGAACTCGCTACTCAGGGCGCTGGGCCTCACCAAAGGCCAGCTCCGCGGAATGCTGGCCATCGAGGCCGTACTGGTCGCCGGCGTGGCCGCCATCATGGGTGCGGGAATGGGCATCGTCTACGGCTGGCTCGGGGCACAGGCAACCCTGGGCGGGGTAGCGAGTGTTGTTCCGGCCGTGCCGTGGCTGCAACTGGCCGCCGTCTTTGGCGTAGCTGTGGTGGCAGGTCTGCTGGCCTCGGTCATCCCGGCCCGGCGGGCGGCGCGACTTTCCCCGGTGGAGGGACTGGCTACCGCCTAGACCCTCTTTCACATATCCCCCTGAAATAAGAAACGCTCTCCCACTTCCCGGCAGGAAGTGAGAGAGCGTTTCTTATTGATGCCCGTTAGGTGGGAGAGGGTTTACGCCTCGGCGGGCTCCTCGTAGCGGGGGAAGACGGGTGCCGGAGCCGGCAACTGTGTGCCCGCAACGATCGGCGTGGCGATTGCGGCGAACTGCCTGGCCTCACCTTCGGCCTGGCCGAGCACCTCAAGCAGTTTGGCGGACGACGACGGCATGACCGGCTGGGCGAGGATCGCCACGATCCTCACTACCTCCAACGTGACGTACAGGACCGTGTTCATACGCTCGATGTCCGTCTTCCGCAGGACCCACGGGGCCTGCTCGGCAAAGTAGGCGTTGGTGTCGCCCAGCACGGTCCAGATGGCTTCCAGCGCCCTGCTGAATTCCTGCTTGTCAAAGGCGGAGCGGGCTGTCTCCAGCAACTCCCCCGCCTGTGCCAGCAAGGCAGTGTCCTCCGCAGTGAAGGCGCCCGGTACCGGAACCTTGCCTTCGCAGTTCTTCGCCACCATGGACAACGAACGCTGGGCAAGGTTTCCGAAGTTGTTGGCGAGGTCCGAATTCATGCGGCCCACGATTGCCTCGTGGTTGTAGTTGCCGTCAGCACCGAAAGGAACTTCGCGGAGGAAGAAGTACCGGCACTGGTCCAGCCCGTACTGGGCTACGAAATCCTGGGGGGCCACCACGTTGCCGAGGGACTTGGACATCTTGACGCCGTTGTTGGTGAGGAAGCCGTGGATCATGACGCGTTGTGGCAGCTCCAGTCCGGCGCTCAACAAGAACGCAGGCCAGTAGATGGCATGGAAACGCGAGATGTCCTTGCCGATCACGTGGACGTCAGCGGGCCAGAACTTCCTGAAGGATTCAGACTCGATATCCGGGTAGCCAACGCCGGTGAGGTAGTTGGTGAGGGCGTCAACCCAGACGTACATGACGTGCTTCTCATCGCCCGGAACAGGAACACCCCAGTCGAAGGTGGTGCGGCTGATCGACAAGTCCTCAAGACCACGCTTGACGAAGCTGATGACCTCGTTGAAGCGGGACTGCGGTGCGCCGAATTCAGGCTGAGCCTCATACAGCTCGAGAAGCTTTTCCTGGTAGTTGGAGAGCCGGAAGAAGTAGCTCTCCTCAGCAGTCCAGGTGACCAGGGTGTCAGTCTCCTTGGAGTAGCGGAGCCCGTCATCCTTCACTACGGTGTCGTCCTCGACGTAGTACGCCTCGTCACGGACCGAGTACCAGCCTTCGTATTTGGAGAGGTAGATGTCGCCGTTGGCTTCCATCTTCTTCCAAATGGCTTGGGAAGCGGCATAGTGATCGGGATCGGTGGTGCGGATGAAACGGTCGTGGGAGATACCCAGGTCCTTGCTCATCTGCTGGAAGGCAGCGGAATTGCGGTCCGCGAGTTGCTTGGCAGTGATGCCTTCCTTCTCGGCAGACTGCTGCATCTTGAGTCCGTGCTCGTCCGTCCCGGTCATGAAGAACACTTCATGGCCGTCAAGGCGCTTGAAACGCGCCATGGCATCGGTGGCAATGACCTCGTAGGCGTGGCCGATGTGCGGCACGCCGTTGGGGTAGCTGATTGCGGTGGTGATGTAGAACGGGGATTTCTCTGGAGACGTCACTCTAAGAAGTTACCTTTATTTAGGATGAAATAGCTTAGTTTAGTTCCGTCAGCGTATCGCTGAGCCGGACCAGTTCGTGGTCGTGGGAGGCCACCAGCACGGCGATGCCATCACTGGTGGTGTCCTTGAGGATCCCGATGATGCGGTTGGCCGCGGCCCGGTCCAAGCTGGCCGTGGGCTCGTCCACCACCAGTACGCGGGTACCCAGGATCAGGGCACGGGCAATAGCCACACGCTGGCGTTCACCACCGGAGAGCTGGGCGGGACGGTGGCGCATGCGGCGTCCCAGGCCCACCAGGTCCAGGAGGTCCTTGGCCATCTCGGTCCGCTGCTCCACTTCGCCGTCAGGCACGGCGGGAAGCAGGACGTTCTCCAGGGCGCTCATGCCGTCGATCAAGGCGCCGCCCTGGTCCACATATCCGATGAGTGCACGGCGACGGTCGGCGATTTCGTCATCGCCCATGGTCTCCAGAGGCAGGCCCTCCCAAAAGACCTTGCCCGACGTCGGGAGCGTCAGTCCGGCGCTCACCGTCAGGATGCTCGTCTTGCCGGAACCGCTTCGGCCGGCGATGCAGTGCATCTCACCGGCGTGGAGGGTGAGGTTGAAGTCGTCGACGACGTCCACTTCCTCGGCGCCGCCTTTGTCGCCACCGTAATGGATGGTCACGCGGCTCAGTTCCAAGGGAGTTGCGTGGTCAGCGGCCTTCACGATCGTGTTGGCGCGGGTCTGCAGCGACTCTTCCGTGGATTCCGGGGTGGCCGTCAGCTCGGGGTTGAGTTTGTCAGTCATTTGACTACTTTCGTTGCAATCGGAATCCAGCAAATTACGGCCAGCAGACCGGCCAATCCGGCCCACAGGGCCGCGTAGGGTGCCAGCAGCAACCCGAGTCCCAGGGCGCCGAGGACGCCGAGGGGAAGTGCCACTGTGCCTACAAGGGCGTTCTCGAAGAAGCGGACCTGGCCCAGCATGTCCGGGTTCCAGCCCATGGCCTTCAACGTACCGAGGTACTCCCGCTTGGCGTGGAGTTCAAAGCGACCGGTCACGAGGGTCAGCAGCAGGCCAACCACTACTCCGAAGACTGCCAGGATGACGCTGGGCAAGGCGATGCTTGCAGCGGCCAGGCCACTGAGGGCGCTGGCACCGGCCGCCCGCGGAATATCGATCAGCAGCGCGATCAGGGCACCTACTGCAGCCCCGAACACACCTACCGCCACCGCAAGGGAGATGGAGTTGAACCGGTTGGTGGTGAGTTGCCTGTTGGCGAAGGTCAACGGAGAGTCCACCGTTACAAGGCGGTCATCGTGCTGCGGCTCCTGGTCGATCACCACGCGGTGGCGCAGCTGCTGGGCAGCCAGCCAGGCGGCTCCACAGTAGATGATCAGCATGGTCACTGAAACGATCACGGTGGCGATGTTCCAACTGAGCAGGCTGAGGATGACTCCGGCGGCAGCGAGGGCTGCCGCGCCTACGGCAAATTCTTCAAGGACCCAGGACCGGATGCGTTTCTGCGTCCAGCCCATCGCCCTGAGAATGCCGGCTTCGCTCCGGCGCTGCCTGATGTAGCTGACCGTCGACGCGCCGGTCAGGAGCGTTGCGCCCAACAGGGTCAGGAAGAGCAGGGTGATGTTGGTACCGGTCAGCGAACCGGAGACGGCGTCGGCTGCATCCTGGCGGACCCAAGACTGCTGGACGGTGCCCAGGGGTGATTCCTTGCCGGCGTCGTCCTTGCTGTAGCCGGGGACGAAAATGTTGGCATCTTCGCGTGCGGAACCGGCCACCACGGTGGCCTCCAGCCCGAGCTCACG from Arthrobacter sp. StoSoilB20 includes these protein-coding regions:
- the metG gene encoding methionine--tRNA ligase, with translation MTSPEKSPFYITTAISYPNGVPHIGHAYEVIATDAMARFKRLDGHEVFFMTGTDEHGLKMQQSAEKEGITAKQLADRNSAAFQQMSKDLGISHDRFIRTTDPDHYAASQAIWKKMEANGDIYLSKYEGWYSVRDEAYYVEDDTVVKDDGLRYSKETDTLVTWTAEESYFFRLSNYQEKLLELYEAQPEFGAPQSRFNEVISFVKRGLEDLSISRTTFDWGVPVPGDEKHVMYVWVDALTNYLTGVGYPDIESESFRKFWPADVHVIGKDISRFHAIYWPAFLLSAGLELPQRVMIHGFLTNNGVKMSKSLGNVVAPQDFVAQYGLDQCRYFFLREVPFGADGNYNHEAIVGRMNSDLANNFGNLAQRSLSMVAKNCEGKVPVPGAFTAEDTALLAQAGELLETARSAFDKQEFSRALEAIWTVLGDTNAYFAEQAPWVLRKTDIERMNTVLYVTLEVVRIVAILAQPVMPSSSAKLLEVLGQAEGEARQFAAIATPIVAGTQLPAPAPVFPRYEEPAEA
- a CDS encoding ATP-binding cassette domain-containing protein, translating into MTDKLNPELTATPESTEESLQTRANTIVKAADHATPLELSRVTIHYGGDKGGAEEVDVVDDFNLTLHAGEMHCIAGRSGSGKTSILTVSAGLTLPTSGKVFWEGLPLETMGDDEIADRRRALIGYVDQGGALIDGMSALENVLLPAVPDGEVEQRTEMAKDLLDLVGLGRRMRHRPAQLSGGERQRVAIARALILGTRVLVVDEPTASLDRAAANRIIGILKDTTSDGIAVLVASHDHELVRLSDTLTELN